ATTAATCAGGAAGCCTCATGTCTATAAACGTTACAACTAAAATATCAGGGAAAATCTGTAACGTGCACATATAACTCAATGTTTGAAGTCCAAATACAAAAATTCGTTATTTAAGATTTAACATATGTATAGTAACCTAAGTTGCGACGTGTTCATATAGTAGATCATTGCAAAACTAGTTTAAATCGGAgttaaaatgtatcaaacagACATGAAAGCGAAGACTGAAAATGTTCAGGGTGAAATAAATGGTTTAGGTATATTTGTCTCTACGTATTTTCGTCGCATCCCCAAGAACGCTTGACTGGCAAAACGTGCCACCTTTATTCCAGGCCGTGTTTGTTATTAGAGGGAAAGTGTGTTGGCAAGCTTTTATGCATCAGCCGCGCCGCCTGAAAACTGGGTCAGCTGGCTGTAAGGACTTCAGCTAACACGGGCACGATGACCTAGGTCAGGTCACTACTGAATTATAGCTCTCGCTCCGACCAATCGATACAACTGACTTTACACCAGCCAGGTATATGCATGCACCAATTATACACGACCGAATTTTCTGCACACGCCCATAATAACTCtagattacattatttatttactctactACTAAATACGTTTTTAAGGCTTCGGCGAGAAAAGTAATGTGTGAGACggatttaataatttttatgtatcaaTTGACAACGTGTCTTACACTTCAAATATGCGGAAGACATAATCTTCCGCATATTGCATAGGACACGAGCAGGGTGGTGTGATCGCTAGTGAATTAGTGATGTTTACCACATAGTAGTATTTTACCTGGGCTTTGGGATTTTACAATTGTAAGTTTGTAAGACGAGTTTGATATAATCCCAGGGTTGTTATAACTATGGCATATTAATAGATACTAATAATCTCAGATATTAGTAGTTAGTACTGATCTGTTAAATAACCTAGCCGACTGAAATATGCTAATGCCATCTTTGGATTTAATTTCGTGCAatactttgtttaaatattttttatgagtcCCACTTAGGCGTAAAGGTTGCGCACTGAGCAGAAAAAAACCAGTAACAATCGTTGCTGCTGTTGATTTCACGTTCGAAATAATAGATTGGTTATTAAGAGTGGtatcacatttttttcttcaaatatacAAAGTGTAGTAacgagattaataaataatgtgtcgTGGCTACACATAGTTATTACATTATAGAAACTAAAGCAAATTACTTCAAAGATAGTCAAACGATGTCATTTTGCAACCTTGACAGTGACCCGATAGTCTTTAGGGCTCTACGAGAAATCACTACGATGTAGAGCAGCGACGGAGCCGTATGACTTTATAATACACATGTACCTACTAcctatatatatatgtattgttaCATGCGCATGCAATGTACACGTCAATTGTCGTTACACACTTCTAACTCAACAAAATACTCGTACAAGGGTTCCGTTCCAACAAATTATTCAGCACAtacttaaatattcaaaatcttCGAATGTTCAAAGTaaacaaaagtataataatGTTCCAAGAATACACAACGACTAAGGGTGCACAGGAAACCACTTGCGtctgtatttttatactaaagttTCTGGGTTCGCGCCAAAACTCATAGAATCAAAAAGTTTTCTGCTACGGAAAATTGAAAACCGGGGAcagttattacaaattaaatttacataataatatatttaattaaaatttggtcctcttaaaaaacaaaaggaGCATAGAGTCGCCAAATCAATAAATCCATCAtaggatattttaaaaatgataataaattgaTTGACATACAACAGTGCCGCTTGTATCTATCGCAACGTGATGCGGATCTGCCCACAACGGGAGGGAGTGTCAGTGATAACGATAGCGTTCAATCCAGTCACCATGATACTCTTTGAGGTCCACAGAAATAATATCTTTGatacaaatttattgaaacattatcctgtttaaaatattgcaaaaaaaatgacagatagttaattctagtaGAGTGTTGTGGTTAGTATTTCAGTGTGTTCGCTCCTGTAATCCTTCCCCACCATGTATATGTATCACAGTCAGGAATCAGTGTTCGTGTTTTCCACGATTCACTTTTGAAACTTTCTAACCCTGTGCCGGAGTGTAGCGGCAGGGAGGGGCGCGCGCGGGTGCCAGAGAGAGGGTACCGACCTCATTGCCCATTGCCACTCCTCCCGCCGAGGCGGCAggccatttttattaaaaatacttccgAGTAACATCGCGCgcggattttttttcatgtcCTGAAATCCCTCGTATTTAATGGtccaacataaaaatattgaagtggTTAATCgctaaataaaaagtaatgaatataattttcggacattctgtaaataaataaaaaaaacattagtgtTTGTTCAAGTGAatttcaaacttaaaaaaatacaagtgcGCCCTGCGATCTATTTTCCGTGCGGACTCGGGTGGGTTCGGTTGCGAAAAGTGGCGGCGCTCGGCCATCATCGGCGGCGGTCGCCGCTAAGAGGGCGTCCATCCAACCCCGCCCGTGCGGAACAGAGACAGAAAACACTGCTGACATGGCGACAACACGAATGGATTGATGTTTTTCACGTGGAAAACTCATCCCTTCAATACATCTATGATAAGGTAGGTTGATACAGACGATAAGTACAGTATTATCGGTTACAATATAACCCTTCACGTAAAATCACAGGCAGCCTCAAGTTGtgagaacataaataaatctgtAGGTTTAATACTCTAAAATCTTAGCTATGTCATAAAAAATTCTACTGATCCTGTCATTTTGGCAAGAATAATCAAACATagtctattcaaaataaaataatcaaactgaaaaataatttgaaaatagaCAATATAAAAAGTCTCATTCAATAAATAgctataatttaatagtttGGGTTACCGGCTACACCGGCATTGACCCTATTTGCGTCCTCGGTTTAAGGGATAATGAAGTTTTAAAACCCTTTAGCATAATCTCTGAAGGTACAAAAAATCACGAATCAATTACAGACgaacactaaaacaaataatgaaaagcGAATCATCCTCTCGGGGGTGACGTTCAAGCTAACAGAGGAAAtcaataaatttcaataaatcaatattttaccGTGCACCCTGCGCTGAATATATCCGCTGCCGCCATTTCGATGATGACGGCGTATTTTTTGTGAGAGATATTCGAGTCGCGGAGCGAGTCGGTGTTCGTCGCGCGGGGTTGCGGGCTGCGGCCGTCAGTCGTCGGGTGAGCGGGGTGCGACGTTAACGCGGACTCGGACTATGGCGGAAGGGCTGATCCTCATTCCCATAAAAGGGTCGAGTTGATTGTGGTGCAGATACGTGTGGTACGTTCTCTTACATTAGTGCAGTGATATAATTATTCTCAAACGGTGCTTATCTCGACGTATCGGTTGAATTAATGTGGATATCGGAGGTAATAATGCCATTGTGATGACGTAATGTAACGCGCTCGACTGGGTGCGTAGTAATAATTCGAGCGCCCGTTTATACCGCGATAACGTTTGTGGTCAGCACCTGTGGATGTGGAGCAAATGTTCGTGTTTTTGTAGCTTTCAAATTATTTCCAGAGTATTCCAATTGGATTCTGATTGGATTGTGTGTCGATTACAAAATTATAGACGATATTTCAAGAAGATTGAATTGATTGCTAAAGAAAATGAATGATAACTAGTAGACGATATGATGTTATATGAATGTGTGTTTGGTTAGGCTGCAGTAGGATACGGCTGGGTTTGGTACTGCAGTGCAGTGCGCTCGGCGATGCGATGCACGGAGTCGGGCTCCTTCACGCCGCTAGACTAACGCGCCCTCGATTTTTTTAACCTTGATTGAATTGTGTAGGTAGCTCTATTGGATTCATTCACAACTTGCTACAAATACATTAATGTGGTATCCCAGTGATTAATTAGAACTTGTGAATGTTTACAATGTGTAACTAAAGtatatttacgttttaaataacattaggCTGAAACTGAAATAATACTTACCATTAGCCAACATCTTTTCAtaaccaataatattatttcttttaaaaatatgaggttattgtgaatttaaaataagGTCACTTTTAACCTATCAAACATGGAGAATTCATCATTAGGTATAGGTACTTGTAGGCAATATTGGTTCTCTAAGtagatattttcaattttatttagtttattattaatagcTCCCATATCTACTAGGTAGGTACCGATATGTAGAAGGCATAATCAAATACAGCCGATTGGCAAAACGTTTTTGTCCAATTTCTATTCGTAATTTATTATCTCACTGCTTATTTGCTTTATTCCACTAAGGTTCTTCCTAACCTCTTACCTAGTAATATTCGTAcgaagattaaaatatattctatttaataTCAGACAAAGCGGCTGCTACTATTATTTAACTGTCGTAGATAAGGCTACAATGTTGTAACACTTATAGATGctaaaatattaacaagtttgtatgttttatgtagttatgtacaaacgtgtaaatattattatgtttcgcaagaatatgttaaaaaatctaaaaatattggTGTTGTTGTACCGAATTCAGAAATTAAAGAtgtcttatttatataaaaagattgTTAGCATACAAATATTGCGTGAATTCTCCCTGTGAGGATAATAGCGTGACAGAATCAAGCGCTAATGCGCACAAATACTGTAATCACATAAGCAGACTACCTAATTACTCATAATCGACACGAAAGCAGAGAAATCATGACGATCCTCAACTTTCTGTTTTAACCATAAATTAATATGACGCCGCTAtaccaatatttataatttacgtgtgtttgtgtgtgatGTAATAGTAAAACAATGATTGTTATCTCGTTACAGGTCCCCCTGCGCCCGTCACACAAACTGCACTAAACACTATGAAACATACAAATTGAAAATggcttttaaaaagtaaacattatCTATTGTTGACGTTTTGTTGTATTGTTCATGGAACAAGAGAGAATACTTATGTATACATGATTGATATAATTGTTggtaaaattagattttaagcCTGGACTGGTAAAAATCATATCTTCCAAAGAAGAATATATAAAAGCGAAAATGGCCACGCAAAGATTTTGTTTGAGGTGGAACAACCACCAATCTAACATGCTGTCTGTGTTCGACCAACTACTACACGCCGAGACGTTCACAGACGTGACGCTAGCCGTCGACGGCCAGCTGCTGAAAGCACACAAGATGGTGTTGTCGGCTTGCAGTCCCTACTTCCAAGCTCTGTTCGTTAACCACCAAGAGAAACATcctattgttatattaaagGACGTTCCATACGCAGACATGAAAAGTTTATTAGACTTCATGTACAGAGGAGAAGTGAGCGTCGACCAGGAAAGGCTGACGGCATTTTTGAAAGTAGCCGAGAGCTTAAGAATTAAGGGCCTCACTGAAGTGAACGAGGAGAAGTGTGATATTCCAGCGCTCACGAACTCGTTAATACAACAACAGGGCAACGCGCACACGCCTCCCCCTCAGCTGCACAGAATACACCCGTACGTACATCAGAAACGACCGGCATCCGGGATGCCCAGCGGAGGGGCGCCACCTAACTTATTAATGCCCTTACTCGGAAACGCACTAATGCAACCGAAAAGAAAACGAGGCCGACCAAGAAAACTTAGTGGCAGCTCAAGTGACGCTCTCAACACAGCGGCCAGCCCTCCCGGCGAGTTCGTTCCCGAGGCGGCGTCTCACGCATCAAACAGACCCGGCGATCAACTGATAAGAGGTTCTCCCGAAATGTTGGAAGTCAAGATGTCGATGGACAGCTTCAACGCCGAGGACGGCGGCACGTCGGGCGGCGAGGAGGCGGGCGAGGCGCTGCTCATCGACGAGGGCGACGACGCCCAGTCGACCGAGGCTCCCATGACCGGCAAAGACTCCGAGTCCGCAGGTATGTGTTCCGCCTCTACATCTGTTTCTTTTCAGCGACATGGTTATACAATCTATTCACTtgtttatatcataatatataatgttgtttttattttaccaaaactATGTGGATCATCTCTAATATGTACCGCAAAATATATGActccaaaattttaaaaatatatttaaaaaataattaaaatagcaCGCAACAGTTGATAGATGaagataattatattgtttatatttgctTACTTTTTGTAAATACCTATATTAATCTTCCTTTCCAAACATCTAACATTGTTGACAATACctagtaaaatttaaatcaaaaaggGAAAAGCTAATGGGATATAAGCTTTGATGTTAGGATACAATAAGTGAAAAGTGAAGTGTATTAcgaatacctacctattatttaattattaaagtattgAAAAGGGGTAAGTgataatatatgaaatttttTGACATATACGAGTAACAGACGCTTATTTCTTCTATAAATCGACAATAACTATTGCTTGCTTTTCTGCTTTTGGGGAGAGCTATTAGAGGAATGGCCAGGGGCAAATTCGGTGTGGTACTTAATGGTTTGATCATTTCTGTCTATGTAAACTTcttcaaacataaataatttatattacgaATTTAAAGAAAAGGGTACACAAACAAGGCTTATTCCCAATAgctttccttggtaatgaagcAATTGGAAATATTATAGTGGGCGACCACTCAACTTAGGTTCGTAacttaaacattaatataatatatcataaacaatattattatttataaacaaaccgCGACTCACTAAAATATTTCCAAGAACGTTAGTTaaccaatgaaataaataatatttcatttatttcattagttCTTATCGATTGAGACCTGAAATAAACTTTTCAGATCCCGAAAAACCGCCCAAAGAGGAAATACAACAAAACTATTCAACAAACGGGCCTGTACTATCTATCGAAAATGGATCCATTAAACAAGAACCCGCCGGCGACGTTAACGACGGTTACAATGAACCAattgaatacaaatataatCCCGACAGAAGCCGCGAAAATTCCAACTCGCAGGATGGCCCTGTTAAAGATACAGAAGACAAAAACAGACTAGGTCGTAACTTAAAGCCAAAGAATAGTAAAAAATTGCTACCCCAAATGTCAAAAATTAGAGCTCGAAACTTGTTCAATCAGCTATCTGGCTTGTCCAACCTGAACCCCGCGTTAAATACGTTCGACAAATTCCCCCCGGAGCCCGTGCTCATGCCGGCGCTCGCCACGCAGCTGTTCGCCGCTGAACTAGAGCAAAATAACCTTAACTTGGCTAATAACGACGTATCCGATTTAGCGCAGACCAATTGGGAGCACCGTATATTTCCCTCGCCTATAAGGAAGGCCAATATGGGAAGCGTGGGCAACTATCACGAGGAGACAAACGAATCGGTGCGAGATTACTGCATTAAAGAAGGGGAAAACGTATTCAGATGTAAAATATGTGCGAGGGTCTACACTCACATTAGTAATTTCTGCAGGCACTACGTTACTTCTCACAAGAAAGATGTCAAAGTTTTTCCCTGCCCCATCTGCTTCAAAGAGTTCACTCGAAAAGATAACATGATCGCCCATCTAAAGATCATCCACAAAAATCAGCCAAATGCCAACGAGCAGATGGCGAAGCAGGAGTCTTAATTAATTGTGAAGCTTTAGTACTTGGTAACACtcagtaggtacttacttacttactttactGTTCGTCGCAGATGTAATAAGATCTGATTAGCCAGAGTAGACTTTAATCATGTTAtacgttatttaaaatttggATTTTCAATAGTTTATATAAATCGTAGATTGCGTATGCGTATTGAGTAAGCGTTCGAGCTCTAAGTTTCATGCGTATCAATAAGTTTGTTGATATTAAGCGGCGCGAGCCGtttgttgttaatatttatctatttatttatattgttccATTTGTTTCTCAGAGTGCTGAATTCAAagagatttataaaattttctatgATTTACTTGTTATTTTGCACTTACttgttacttaattttattaattacaacatTTTCAGGGTACAAAATAACTACTCATGGTGATCATAAATTCAAAAGTAGTATAATTGTTTACGTGCTGAATATTTAATGCAATTCTCATTGAACTGAATTAGTTAGTTAAGTTTAGTTAATATGTTTAtgagtatataatattataacaatggCATAGTCTTTTTGTAAGTGTAGTGGGCAGTGGCGCTAGTAGCGCAGTGGTACGAGAGTGCAACACAATACGATACACTAGCGGGCGGGACACAGTGTTATGTACACATTGTACACGCTGTGTGATGTGATTATTTATATCGCGGGAGGTTAAAGGGACTCTTTATAAAAAGACTTGACAGCAAATGCCATTGTGTAAGTAGTAGCGGAAAATGCATTTTCATTTAACTTGCCTTAATAGTGATCTTAGTTGTAGACGACGATTTAACTTCTTCGAAGTAAAACTCAACACAGgctatgattttattttctagaatttgttaagattaatttaaaatagtttatcaatgttgaaatatttggttg
Above is a window of Anticarsia gemmatalis isolate Benzon Research Colony breed Stoneville strain chromosome 2, ilAntGemm2 primary, whole genome shotgun sequence DNA encoding:
- the LOC142981659 gene encoding protein tramtrack, alpha isoform-like isoform X3; the protein is MATQRFCLRWNNHQSNMLSVFDQLLHAETFTDVTLAVDGQLLKAHKMVLSACSPYFQALFVNHQEKHPIVILKDVPYADMKSLLDFMYRGEVSVDQERLTAFLKVAESLRIKGLTEVNEEKCDIPALTNSLIQQQGNAHTPPPQLHRIHPYVHQKRPASGMPSGGAPPNLLMPLLGNALMQPKRKRGRPRKLSGSSSDALNTAASPPGEFVPEAASHASNRPGDQLIRGSPEMLEVKMSMDSFNAEDGGTSGGEEAGEALLIDEGDDAQSTEAPMTGKDSESAGRGSPDSENKDMKYSRQSPSNDGSGKIRVNPATQASTSEYQSDSINNNNLQSGTNQMQRPAVRRRIRRRANSASNDPAEQLTEMSVRGLNLFRYASVNEGVYQCTECAKENIQKTFKNKYSFQRHAFLYHEGHQRKVFPCPVCCKEFSRPDKMKNHMKTTHDCYVPKDCVYPPNAFFMIPGMEGQLPPGIKLEPMGSGSPHGSTPSHSSPDPAQV
- the LOC142981659 gene encoding protein tramtrack, beta isoform-like isoform X2, which translates into the protein MATQRFCLRWNNHQSNMLSVFDQLLHAETFTDVTLAVDGQLLKAHKMVLSACSPYFQALFVNHQEKHPIVILKDVPYADMKSLLDFMYRGEVSVDQERLTAFLKVAESLRIKGLTEVNEEKCDIPALTNSLIQQQGNAHTPPPQLHRIHPYVHQKRPASGMPSGGAPPNLLMPLLGNALMQPKRKRGRPRKLSGSSSDALNTAASPPGEFVPEAASHASNRPGDQLIRGSPEMLEVKMSMDSFNAEDGGTSGGEEAGEALLIDEGDDAQSTEAPMTGKDSESADPEKPPKEEIQQNYSTNGPVLSIENGSIKQEPAGDVNDGYNEPIEYKYNPDRSRENSNSQDGPVKDTEDKNRLGRNLKPKNSKKLLPQMSKIRARNLFNQLSGLSNLNPALNTFDKFPPEPVLMPALATQLFAAELEQNNLNLANNDVSDLAQTNWEHRIFPSPIRKANMGSVGNYHEETNESVRDYCIKEGENVFRCKICARVYTHISNFCRHYVTSHKKDVKVFPCPICFKEFTRKDNMIAHLKIIHKNQPNANEQMAKQES